From one Dyella sp. 2HG41-7 genomic stretch:
- a CDS encoding NAD(P)(+) transhydrogenase (Re/Si-specific) subunit beta: MAWLQTLIDASYFIAALLFILGLKRMSSPRTARGGIVWAGFGMLLAVVATLFLPDMHHRGLILAAVLIGVSAAWWSGRRVAMTAMPQMVALYNGMGGGAAAAIGAAELVGHAQNIAIMGAITAPNTFPLMPESWSALHGAAVVEPLTPIALALGVLGALIGSVSFSGSLIAFAKLQGWLDRRFVFPGQQVVNLLVLAATVLIGIALAMGHLTIPLICAFFALALLFGLLMTLPIGGADMPVVISLYNAFTGLAVAFEGFVLQNEAMIIAGMVVGAAGTLLTQLMAKAMNRSIGNVLFGNFGAAAGGTAQEIGGSQKPIEAADAAVMMAYAERVVIVPGYGMAVAQAQHKVWEFAQLLLSRGVKVKFAIHPVAGRMPGHMNVLLAEAGVPYDLIVDMEDINPEFPVTDVALVIGANDVVNPMAKTDPTSPIYGMPILDVADAKQVIVVKRGKGTGFAGIENALFYADNTRMLYGDGQAAAGQLVSELKTLDG; this comes from the coding sequence ATGGCCTGGCTACAGACGTTGATCGACGCTTCGTATTTCATAGCCGCTCTCTTATTTATCCTCGGTTTGAAGCGCATGAGCTCGCCCCGCACGGCGCGCGGCGGCATCGTGTGGGCCGGGTTCGGCATGCTGCTGGCGGTGGTCGCCACGTTGTTCCTGCCCGATATGCATCATCGCGGGCTGATTCTTGCGGCCGTGCTGATCGGCGTTTCAGCGGCTTGGTGGTCCGGCCGACGGGTGGCGATGACGGCCATGCCGCAGATGGTGGCTCTCTATAACGGCATGGGCGGCGGCGCTGCGGCGGCTATCGGCGCTGCGGAACTGGTCGGGCATGCGCAAAATATTGCGATCATGGGTGCCATCACGGCGCCCAACACCTTTCCGCTGATGCCGGAAAGTTGGTCGGCCTTACACGGCGCCGCGGTGGTTGAGCCGCTCACTCCCATCGCGCTCGCCTTGGGCGTGCTCGGCGCGTTGATCGGATCGGTCAGCTTCTCCGGCTCGTTGATCGCATTTGCGAAATTGCAGGGCTGGCTCGATCGGCGCTTTGTTTTCCCAGGTCAGCAAGTGGTGAACCTGTTGGTGCTGGCGGCAACGGTGCTGATCGGCATCGCTCTCGCGATGGGGCATCTGACAATTCCCTTGATCTGCGCCTTCTTCGCACTCGCGCTGTTATTTGGCTTGTTGATGACGCTGCCGATCGGCGGCGCCGATATGCCCGTTGTTATTTCGCTCTATAACGCTTTCACCGGTTTGGCGGTGGCGTTCGAAGGCTTCGTACTGCAGAACGAAGCGATGATCATCGCCGGCATGGTGGTGGGCGCCGCCGGTACGTTGCTGACGCAATTGATGGCGAAAGCGATGAACCGCTCCATCGGCAATGTGCTGTTTGGCAACTTTGGCGCTGCGGCAGGTGGCACGGCGCAGGAGATTGGCGGCAGTCAGAAGCCCATCGAAGCAGCCGACGCAGCGGTGATGATGGCTTACGCCGAGCGCGTGGTGATCGTGCCGGGCTATGGCATGGCCGTCGCGCAAGCGCAGCACAAAGTGTGGGAGTTCGCGCAGCTGCTGCTATCGCGCGGCGTGAAGGTGAAATTTGCCATTCATCCTGTTGCGGGTCGCATGCCGGGTCACATGAATGTGTTGCTCGCCGAAGCGGGCGTGCCGTACGACTTGATTGTCGACATGGAAGACATCAATCCCGAATTCCCTGTCACCGATGTTGCCTTGGTGATCGGTGCGAACGATGTGGTCAATCCCATGGCCAAAACCGATCCGACGTCGCCGATCTACGGCATGCCGATTCTCGACGTCGCCGACGCCAAGCAAGTGATCGTGGTCAAGCGCGGCAAAGGCACTGGCTTTGCGGGTATCGAAAACGCGCTGTTTTATGCGGATAACACGCGAATGCTTTACGGCGATGGTCAGGCGGCAGCCGGCCAGCTCGTGTCGGAGCTCAAGACGCTAGACGGCTAA
- a CDS encoding NAD(P) transhydrogenase subunit alpha, whose translation MLDGFLALYIFMLAAFTGYEIIARVPVILHTPLMSGSNFIHGIVLVGAMIALGHAQTSFEIAIGFVGVLLGAGNAAGGYVVTERMLEMFKSSKPGQGRGEAK comes from the coding sequence ATGCTGGATGGGTTCCTGGCGCTTTACATCTTTATGCTGGCTGCGTTCACGGGGTATGAAATCATCGCGCGGGTGCCGGTGATCCTGCACACGCCCTTGATGTCGGGCTCCAATTTCATACACGGCATTGTGCTGGTTGGAGCCATGATTGCGCTAGGTCATGCGCAAACTTCGTTTGAAATTGCGATTGGCTTCGTCGGCGTACTGTTAGGTGCCGGCAACGCCGCCGGCGGTTACGTCGTGACCGAGCGGATGCTGGAGATGTTCAAGTCCAGCAAGCCCGGTCAGGGCCGCGGGGAGGCCAAGTGA
- a CDS encoding RNA polymerase sigma factor, whose amino-acid sequence MNGVSAVFEAELLAPDGQAVPATLDAFLASMERRAFRMAELHLGNREDALDAVQDAMLRLVKHYRTKPAQEWTPLFWGILRRRIVDLQRRRKVRSIVIGWLGGGHDDDGDELPAWEPADNGPDPLEKLHGEQSYADMAAAVKKLPQRQREAFMLRVLEGLDVAETATAMGCSEGSVKTHLSRAMQHLREHLEAWR is encoded by the coding sequence ATGAATGGCGTCTCAGCCGTTTTCGAGGCGGAACTTCTTGCGCCTGATGGTCAAGCCGTCCCTGCGACCCTGGATGCGTTCCTGGCGAGCATGGAGCGGCGCGCCTTCCGCATGGCGGAGCTGCACCTGGGTAACCGGGAAGACGCGTTGGATGCCGTGCAGGACGCGATGCTCCGCTTGGTGAAGCATTACCGCACCAAGCCGGCGCAGGAATGGACGCCGCTGTTCTGGGGCATTTTGCGCCGGCGCATCGTGGATCTGCAGCGCCGACGCAAGGTGCGTTCGATCGTGATCGGCTGGCTCGGCGGCGGGCACGATGACGACGGAGACGAATTGCCGGCATGGGAACCGGCCGATAACGGCCCAGACCCGTTGGAAAAGCTTCATGGCGAACAGTCCTATGCGGATATGGCCGCGGCGGTGAAAAAGCTTCCGCAGCGTCAACGCGAAGCCTTCATGCTGCGCGTTCTGGAAGGACTGGATGTCGCGGAAACCGCCACCGCGATGGGGTGTTCGGAAGGCAGCGTAAAAACTCATCTCTCGCGGGCAATGCAACACTTGCGAGAGCACTTGGAGGCGTGGCGATGA
- a CDS encoding DUF3619 family protein: MNSSDKQFEQRARALYQEATQRIDPVTAGRLRAARRTALEAASAHASPHHRARVLVPAGALAAIALAALMIWQPLPHSQPEHNPQAAVASEQQDSEYLPPEADKTDPGLVQNLDFYSWLAANDSSQTKR; this comes from the coding sequence ATGAACTCGTCCGACAAACAATTCGAACAGCGCGCCCGCGCGCTTTACCAAGAGGCGACGCAACGCATCGATCCGGTTACCGCCGGTCGTCTGCGCGCCGCCCGTCGCACGGCGCTCGAAGCGGCCTCTGCGCATGCGTCGCCGCATCATCGCGCGCGCGTGCTGGTGCCGGCGGGTGCGCTGGCCGCCATCGCGTTGGCCGCGCTTATGATCTGGCAACCGCTTCCGCATTCGCAGCCCGAGCACAACCCGCAAGCCGCCGTCGCGAGCGAGCAGCAAGATAGCGAATATCTGCCGCCCGAAGCGGACAAGACCGATCCCGGCCTGGTCCAGAATCTCGACTTTTACAGTTGGCTTGCCGCCAATGACAGTAGCCAAACCAAACGCTGA